In Actinoplanes derwentensis, the following proteins share a genomic window:
- a CDS encoding iron-siderophore ABC transporter substrate-binding protein translates to MIRLVATTALLAVAVSACGTTEVEPAAVSSAAPASQSCADDTTTTSTAPVSLTDGVGRTVELAKPASRVAVLEWQQTEDVLTLCLNPVAVADAKGYGTYVKAEALPAGVADTGERGEPDLDALYATNPDLIIVEAFKADDELITKLEKRGVPVLATVGADASGQIANMKKVFSMIGTATGRTERADLVLKQFDEHLAEAKQKVAAANVTATDFLFFDGWIEGGNVVIRPYGKGALFTELGEQLGLTPAWTDEINQAYGSGGVDPAYGLAQTDIEGLTAVGSASLFYSDDATPDSYVKELTKSSIWTKLPAVTEGRAYPFPAGVWGAGGPKSNEEAIDAYVNILTGK, encoded by the coding sequence ATGATCCGTCTTGTCGCCACCACCGCACTGCTCGCGGTGGCCGTCTCCGCCTGCGGCACCACCGAGGTCGAACCCGCCGCCGTCAGCTCGGCCGCGCCCGCGTCGCAGTCCTGCGCCGACGACACCACGACCACGTCGACCGCGCCGGTGTCGCTGACCGATGGCGTCGGCCGCACTGTCGAACTCGCCAAACCCGCGTCCCGGGTCGCGGTCCTGGAATGGCAGCAGACCGAGGACGTGCTCACGCTCTGCCTGAACCCGGTCGCGGTCGCCGACGCGAAGGGTTACGGCACCTACGTGAAGGCGGAGGCGCTGCCCGCCGGCGTCGCCGACACCGGCGAACGTGGCGAGCCGGACCTGGACGCGCTGTACGCGACGAACCCGGACCTGATCATCGTGGAGGCGTTCAAGGCCGACGACGAGCTGATCACCAAGCTGGAGAAGCGCGGGGTGCCGGTGCTCGCCACCGTCGGCGCCGACGCGTCCGGCCAGATCGCGAACATGAAGAAGGTCTTCTCGATGATCGGTACGGCCACCGGCCGCACCGAACGCGCCGACCTGGTGCTGAAGCAGTTCGACGAGCACCTCGCCGAAGCCAAGCAGAAGGTCGCCGCCGCGAACGTGACCGCGACGGACTTCCTGTTCTTCGACGGCTGGATCGAAGGCGGCAACGTCGTGATCCGCCCGTACGGCAAGGGTGCCCTGTTCACCGAACTCGGCGAGCAGCTCGGCCTCACCCCGGCCTGGACCGACGAGATCAACCAGGCGTACGGCAGCGGCGGTGTCGACCCGGCGTACGGTCTCGCCCAGACCGACATCGAAGGCCTCACCGCCGTCGGCAGCGCCAGCCTGTTCTACTCCGACGACGCGACCCCGGACAGCTACGTCAAAGAGCTGACCAAGAGCTCGATCTGGACCAAGCTCCCGGCCGTGACCGAGGGCCGCGCGTACCCCTTCCCCGCGGGCGTCTGGGGCGCCGGTGGCCCGAAGTCGAACGAGGAGGCGATCGACGCCTACGTGAACATCCTGACCGGCAAGTGA
- a CDS encoding helix-turn-helix transcriptional regulator, producing the protein MAAPAHEDLSLGTWRRDPGTVVRRAVSVPAGDAASLTIIAESEVPGVATDWPLHSHPMHELVWVRRGTLTARIGNRIVTVPPGFGLWLPAGVVHGGRLTAAAELHDAFFAPDRTPVEFAGPTSIAVSSLLESLLSRLARTDLDAGARARTEAVVFDVLEPAERQFALELPGDSRIDPIAEALLANPSDDRGLLEWAAHLDLSDRTITRAFRAATGLSFAQWRQALRIHHALALLSEGADVGSVSERLGYAQPSTFIAAFRRVMKVTPGLLAPSFRA; encoded by the coding sequence ATGGCCGCACCCGCCCACGAGGACCTCAGCCTGGGCACCTGGCGACGTGACCCGGGCACCGTGGTCCGCCGCGCCGTGTCGGTGCCGGCCGGCGACGCGGCGTCGCTCACGATCATCGCCGAGTCGGAGGTGCCCGGTGTCGCCACCGACTGGCCGCTCCATTCGCATCCGATGCACGAGCTGGTGTGGGTGCGCCGGGGCACGCTCACGGCCCGGATCGGCAACCGGATCGTCACCGTTCCGCCCGGGTTCGGCCTGTGGCTGCCCGCCGGGGTGGTCCACGGCGGCCGGCTGACCGCCGCCGCCGAACTGCACGACGCCTTCTTCGCCCCCGACCGCACCCCGGTCGAGTTCGCCGGGCCGACCTCCATCGCGGTGAGTTCCCTGCTGGAGTCGCTGCTGTCGCGCCTGGCCCGTACCGACCTCGACGCGGGCGCACGGGCCCGGACCGAGGCGGTCGTCTTCGACGTGCTCGAACCCGCGGAACGGCAGTTCGCGCTGGAACTACCCGGTGACTCGCGGATCGACCCGATCGCCGAGGCGCTACTGGCGAACCCGTCCGACGACCGCGGCCTGCTGGAGTGGGCGGCGCACCTGGACCTGAGCGACCGGACGATCACCCGGGCTTTCCGGGCCGCCACCGGGCTGTCGTTCGCGCAGTGGCGGCAGGCCCTGCGCATCCATCATGCGCTGGCGCTGCTGTCCGAGGGCGCCGATGTCGGGTCGGTGTCCGAGCGGCTCGGTTATGCCCAGCCCAGCACGTTCATCGCGGCTTTCCGCCGGGTGATGAAGGTGACTCCGGGGTTGCTGGCGCCGTCGTTCCGCGCTTGA
- a CDS encoding SAM-dependent methyltransferase → MPNDQDVPPTLDATVPQTARIWNFLLGGKDNFAIDRAVGEQILASRPELAENARLSRAFLIRAVRYLAGEAGVRQFLDIGTGLPTANNTHQVAQEVAPTSKVVYVDNDPLVLSHARALLTSHPDGVTSYINADMFDMGLVLSEAAKTLDFSQPVAVLFMGVLGHVEDDAVAQDMVRQALKAVPSGSFLATYDGADITPANVEAARIWNESAAQPYHLRSPARLASFYDGLELVEPGLVPVTLWRPEDDVPAIDQFGAVGRKP, encoded by the coding sequence GTGCCGAACGATCAGGATGTGCCACCCACGCTGGACGCCACGGTCCCGCAGACCGCGCGGATCTGGAACTTCCTGCTGGGCGGCAAGGACAACTTCGCCATCGACCGGGCGGTCGGGGAGCAGATCCTCGCGAGCCGGCCGGAGCTGGCCGAGAACGCCCGCCTGAGCCGGGCGTTCCTGATCCGGGCCGTGCGTTACCTGGCCGGTGAGGCCGGGGTGCGGCAGTTCCTCGACATCGGCACCGGCCTGCCGACCGCGAACAACACCCACCAGGTCGCGCAGGAGGTGGCCCCGACCAGCAAGGTGGTCTACGTCGACAACGACCCGCTGGTGCTGTCGCACGCGCGGGCGCTGCTCACCAGCCACCCGGACGGTGTCACCAGCTACATCAACGCCGACATGTTCGACATGGGGCTGGTGCTGAGCGAGGCCGCCAAGACGCTTGACTTCTCGCAGCCGGTGGCGGTGCTGTTCATGGGCGTCCTCGGTCACGTCGAGGACGACGCCGTCGCGCAGGACATGGTCCGCCAGGCGCTGAAGGCGGTGCCGTCCGGCAGTTTCCTCGCCACGTACGACGGTGCCGACATCACCCCGGCGAACGTCGAAGCGGCCCGGATCTGGAACGAGTCCGCCGCCCAGCCCTACCACCTGCGCAGCCCGGCCCGTCTGGCCAGCTTCTACGACGGCCTGGAGCTCGTCGAGCCGGGTCTGGTCCCGGTCACCCTCTGGCGCCCGGAGGACGACGTCCCGGCGATCGACCAGTTCGGTGCGGTCGGCCGCAAGCCGTGA
- a CDS encoding pectate lyase: MKRPAALRWTAVGATAAASAAIALALPSPYAMAADNLSLTAGADGSSKASGTSYGNVRDGDTATYWAPTASTGYVSVKWSSATTVSSAVIQQASGGGTISAWRVLNADSGSVLTSGSGSPSTVNFTATSLKKLTFEITSASAAPRIAEFETYSSGGTTPTTSPTAGPSPSPTGGTGTTPTGAWPASAGSVSISGTVSVSGTFDGGMKTYCCIGDGSQSESQDPMFKIANGGTLQNVILGSPAGDGVHCEGTCTIRNVWWNDIGEDAATFKGTGGGTSYVIGGGARNGSDKTFQHNGNGTVSISGFYLSGSGKLYRGCGNCTTSYQRHVKIDNVLLNDIDMVAGINSNWGDTATITRVTLTNSSSATVCGKYQGVAKGSEPKYLGEGWNDSNCKVTQSDITRK; encoded by the coding sequence ATGAAACGACCAGCCGCTCTACGGTGGACCGCCGTGGGCGCCACCGCCGCCGCCAGCGCCGCCATCGCGCTGGCGCTGCCGTCGCCGTATGCCATGGCCGCCGACAACCTGAGCCTGACCGCCGGTGCGGACGGCTCCAGCAAGGCCAGCGGCACCAGCTACGGCAACGTCCGGGACGGCGACACCGCCACCTACTGGGCGCCGACCGCCTCGACCGGTTACGTCTCGGTCAAGTGGAGCAGCGCCACGACGGTGTCCTCAGCCGTCATCCAGCAGGCCTCCGGCGGCGGCACGATCAGTGCCTGGCGGGTCCTCAACGCCGACTCGGGATCCGTCCTGACCAGCGGCAGCGGCAGCCCGAGCACCGTTAACTTCACCGCCACCTCGCTGAAGAAGCTCACCTTCGAGATCACCAGCGCGTCCGCCGCGCCGCGGATCGCCGAGTTCGAGACGTACTCCAGCGGCGGCACCACCCCGACCACCAGCCCCACCGCGGGGCCGAGCCCGAGCCCGACCGGCGGCACCGGCACCACCCCGACCGGGGCGTGGCCGGCGTCGGCGGGTTCGGTCAGCATCTCCGGCACGGTCAGCGTCTCCGGCACCTTCGACGGTGGCATGAAGACGTACTGCTGCATCGGTGACGGATCGCAGAGCGAGTCCCAGGACCCGATGTTCAAGATCGCGAACGGTGGCACCCTGCAGAACGTCATCCTCGGCTCCCCGGCCGGTGACGGCGTGCACTGCGAGGGCACCTGCACCATCCGCAACGTATGGTGGAACGACATCGGTGAGGACGCCGCGACGTTCAAAGGCACCGGCGGCGGTACGAGCTACGTGATCGGTGGCGGCGCCCGGAACGGCAGCGACAAGACGTTCCAGCACAACGGCAACGGCACGGTCAGCATCTCCGGCTTCTACCTCAGCGGTTCCGGCAAGCTCTACCGGGGCTGCGGCAACTGCACCACGTCGTACCAACGGCACGTGAAGATCGACAACGTGCTGCTCAACGACATCGACATGGTGGCCGGGATCAACAGCAACTGGGGCGACACCGCCACCATCACCCGGGTCACCCTGACCAACAGCTCCAGCGCCACGGTCTGCGGCAAGTACCAGGGCGTCGCCAAGGGCAGCGAACCGAAGTACCTCGGCGAGGGCTGGAACGACAGCAACTGCAAGGTCACCCAGAGCGACATCACCCGCAAGTAG
- a CDS encoding CHAT domain-containing protein codes for MTDVDVRALLAEAEATGETAEMMRAARMAARSGEVADLHLLAEALQVAFRFEGSLPLLTEALEHAQRAAGLLTEDDPDLPLALSGVGMIQTRLAEETGDPELAGQALETGRRALALLPAEDPNRPGMLSNFSFQLLGAARRTGETVLVTEAIGHSREAVELGGDDDPHRGAYQSNLALGLGILAEETGSPEAAAGAVDADRTALALVPDGHAGRARLLSNVQASLTRLAFLTGDASELAEAARIGAEAVAATRPEDPRRPARLLNLADTHQQIHRYTGSREALAQAMALSREAVATVPAGHGDRPDLLNNLAGLLRLQYSETGAEADLREAAGIAREATETGADHPESPDYSANLGLILFALYQVTGESQLLLDSIHAQRTATETARTGLSRAQYHGGLAETLHMLHHRTGRDEPLAEAVTAARAAVAEAPEGHPVRATAWALLGVCLRSSYRLSEDPGELAESVAAAREAVEAAADDRARAYLLSNLAAAMVPVGAPAEPEIVAEAAGYARQAAAVLPDGHPSLASVLANLTNVLLAGPDSPQAMSEAAEAGARAARMETAPPRVRIRAARNWGRAARRGGDTVASLIAYQQAVDLLVRVAPRDLERDDREFGLGEIGGLAGEAAAAALDEDQPELAVELLERSRGVLFGQLIDARGAAPATSLPGPVVILNAAPHRCDALVLDGGPVRLIELPGLTEQVIMDRANTLLTLTGPAAATKRSYAANRKLRQDVRDVLAWQWDAVASRIVPESGGGRMWWCPVGAMAFLPWHAAGHHDGSGRSVLDRVVSSHIPTLRALNYASRPVPQQRPALVIGAAAPDGETPLTRVAEETELVRSALPGASTPLLDATRAQVLKALPRHGIAHFACHCESDWLVPSDSRLLLMDGPLTVAELSGLDLPHATLAYLSACATTRTNLRLADEAVQVTAGLLMAGFRQVIGTLWKVGDNDGLTVSTAFYTGLRGDPDRAAEVLHTVVRALRDEDPVSVSRWAAYIHAGI; via the coding sequence GTGACCGATGTCGACGTGCGGGCTCTGCTGGCTGAGGCTGAGGCGACCGGGGAGACGGCGGAGATGATGCGGGCCGCCCGGATGGCGGCGCGGTCCGGGGAGGTGGCCGATCTCCATCTGCTCGCCGAGGCGTTGCAGGTCGCATTTCGGTTCGAGGGTTCGCTGCCGCTGCTCACCGAAGCACTCGAACACGCCCAGCGGGCCGCCGGGCTGCTCACCGAGGACGACCCGGATCTGCCGCTGGCGCTGTCCGGCGTGGGCATGATCCAGACCCGGCTGGCCGAGGAGACCGGTGATCCGGAATTGGCGGGCCAGGCCTTGGAGACCGGCCGCCGGGCCCTGGCTCTGCTGCCCGCCGAGGACCCGAACCGGCCCGGAATGCTGTCCAACTTCAGCTTTCAACTGCTGGGCGCGGCCCGGCGCACCGGGGAGACGGTGCTGGTGACCGAGGCGATCGGCCACTCCCGGGAAGCGGTCGAGCTGGGCGGGGACGACGATCCGCACCGGGGTGCGTACCAGTCCAATCTCGCGCTGGGCCTCGGCATCCTCGCCGAGGAGACCGGCAGCCCCGAGGCGGCGGCCGGCGCGGTCGACGCGGACCGGACAGCACTCGCGCTGGTGCCCGACGGGCACGCCGGCCGGGCCAGGCTGTTGTCGAACGTGCAGGCGTCGTTGACCCGGCTCGCGTTCCTGACCGGCGACGCGAGCGAACTGGCGGAGGCCGCCCGGATCGGTGCCGAGGCCGTCGCGGCGACCCGGCCGGAGGATCCGCGCCGCCCCGCCCGGCTGCTGAACCTCGCCGACACCCACCAGCAGATCCATCGGTACACCGGCAGCCGGGAGGCGCTGGCCCAGGCGATGGCACTGTCCCGGGAAGCCGTGGCGACGGTCCCGGCCGGGCACGGCGACCGTCCTGACCTGCTGAACAATCTGGCGGGACTGCTGCGGTTGCAGTACTCGGAGACCGGGGCGGAAGCCGATCTACGGGAAGCCGCCGGGATCGCCCGGGAGGCCACCGAGACGGGCGCCGATCATCCCGAGTCGCCGGACTACTCCGCGAACCTGGGGCTGATCCTGTTCGCCCTGTACCAGGTCACCGGCGAGTCTCAGCTGCTCCTGGACTCCATCCACGCGCAGCGGACGGCAACGGAGACGGCCCGGACCGGGCTGTCGCGCGCCCAGTACCACGGCGGCCTCGCCGAGACCCTGCACATGCTGCATCACCGCACGGGTCGCGACGAACCCCTGGCCGAGGCGGTGACGGCCGCCCGCGCGGCGGTCGCCGAGGCACCCGAGGGTCATCCGGTTCGAGCCACGGCCTGGGCGCTGCTCGGTGTGTGCCTGCGGTCGTCGTACCGGCTCAGTGAAGATCCCGGTGAACTCGCCGAATCGGTGGCGGCGGCCCGGGAGGCGGTGGAGGCCGCCGCCGACGACCGGGCGCGGGCGTACCTGCTCAGCAACCTGGCGGCGGCGATGGTTCCGGTCGGTGCGCCGGCGGAGCCGGAGATCGTCGCCGAGGCTGCGGGATACGCCCGGCAGGCGGCGGCCGTGTTACCGGACGGGCACCCCTCGCTGGCCTCGGTGCTGGCGAACCTCACCAACGTGCTGCTCGCCGGACCGGACAGTCCGCAGGCCATGAGCGAGGCCGCCGAGGCCGGCGCGCGGGCAGCGAGGATGGAGACGGCACCCCCGCGGGTCCGGATCCGGGCGGCTCGGAACTGGGGGCGCGCGGCCCGGCGTGGGGGTGACACGGTCGCCTCGCTCATCGCGTACCAGCAAGCGGTTGATCTTCTGGTCCGTGTCGCACCGCGGGACCTGGAACGCGACGACCGCGAGTTCGGGTTGGGTGAGATCGGTGGACTGGCCGGTGAGGCGGCCGCCGCGGCGCTCGACGAGGATCAACCGGAACTGGCCGTGGAGCTGCTGGAACGCTCCCGTGGAGTGCTTTTCGGCCAGCTGATCGACGCGCGCGGTGCCGCCCCGGCGACATCGCTGCCGGGGCCGGTGGTCATCCTCAACGCCGCGCCGCACCGGTGTGACGCGCTGGTGCTGGACGGCGGCCCGGTCCGGCTGATCGAGCTGCCGGGGCTGACCGAGCAGGTGATCATGGATCGCGCCAACACTCTGCTCACGCTGACCGGCCCGGCCGCCGCCACGAAACGGTCGTACGCGGCGAACCGCAAGCTCCGGCAGGATGTCCGGGACGTGCTCGCGTGGCAGTGGGACGCGGTGGCGAGTCGCATCGTGCCGGAATCCGGCGGCGGGCGGATGTGGTGGTGCCCGGTCGGCGCGATGGCCTTCCTGCCCTGGCACGCGGCCGGACACCACGACGGTTCCGGCCGTAGCGTCCTCGACCGGGTGGTGTCGTCCCACATCCCCACGCTGCGTGCGCTGAACTATGCGAGCCGACCTGTTCCGCAGCAGCGCCCGGCTCTGGTGATCGGGGCGGCCGCGCCGGACGGCGAGACACCGCTGACCCGGGTGGCCGAGGAGACCGAGCTCGTCCGGTCCGCGCTGCCCGGCGCGTCCACCCCGCTGCTGGACGCGACCCGCGCCCAGGTTCTGAAGGCCCTGCCCCGGCATGGGATCGCGCACTTCGCCTGCCACTGCGAGAGCGACTGGCTGGTCCCGTCGGACAGCCGGTTGCTCCTGATGGACGGGCCGCTGACGGTGGCCGAACTGTCCGGCCTGGATCTGCCGCACGCCACGCTGGCCTATCTGTCGGCGTGTGCCACCACCCGGACCAATCTGCGCCTGGCCGACGAGGCGGTGCAGGTGACGGCCGGGCTGCTGATGGCCGGGTTCCGGCAGGTGATCGGAACGTTGTGGAAGGTGGGCGACAACGACGGCCTGACCGTGTCGACGGCGTTCTACACGGGTCTGCGGGGTGATCCGGACCGGGCTGCCGAGGTGCTGCACACCGTGGTCCGGGCGTTACGGGACGAGGATCCGGTCTCGGTGTCCCGGTGGGCCGCGTACATCCATGCCGGGATCTGA
- a CDS encoding iron ABC transporter permease, translating to MTGTLAPRLSRGAGGAAVLGTLLALVTVVGLWHVTQGTSGVGFTDLLRYLLGAREDVGGVPITDVLTGSRLPRMLAGVAVGVALGAGGALLQSVTRNALAAPDTLAVTAGSYLALCVVAAFGLAVPLWASGAVAFAGGLLAAGLVLGLVGAASGIGTTRLILAGSAVAMAFDAMSAMLLILFKESTTGLYAWGSGSLAQLNLDAATRAAPVIVVVLGLALLLSRRLDVLGLGDDTASSLGVPIRSTRLIAILCAVLLTSISVTLAGPIAFVGLAAPVAVRLAANRIGVLSRHSLLIPACGLAGALLVLLADAVLRAVLGAQAAASIPTGIPTALLGAVVIVILALRLRDVGAIREAPRAHVALRSRRRFLLVGAVSAVLLGVVVVAGLLSGSLWLRTGDIVLWLQGTAPDLIARALDDRAPRVAAAVVAGAALALAGTVVQGTVRNPLAEPGVLGITAGAGLGAVIVVTSGVSGGRPILIVTAVAMGLGTFALIALLAWRGGLLPDRFLLIGIGCGYALSNISTFLLLRADPWDTPRILTWLSGTTYGRTFADVLPVVVILLLATPVVLGMRRRLDLLAIDEDTPRIFGVRRESTRFTLLTIAAIAAAVSVIAVGVVGFVGLVAPHIARGLVGVRHGRIIPVAMLLGALLVATADTLGRTVIAPSQIPAGLMMALIGAPYFVWLLRRSRA from the coding sequence GTGACCGGAACCCTCGCGCCGCGGCTGAGCCGCGGCGCGGGCGGGGCGGCCGTCCTGGGCACCCTGCTCGCCCTGGTCACCGTGGTCGGGTTGTGGCACGTCACGCAGGGCACCTCCGGCGTCGGGTTCACCGACCTGCTGCGCTACCTGCTCGGCGCCCGCGAGGACGTCGGCGGCGTACCGATCACCGACGTGCTCACCGGCTCCCGCCTGCCACGGATGCTCGCCGGCGTCGCGGTCGGCGTGGCCCTCGGCGCCGGTGGCGCGCTGCTGCAGTCGGTCACCCGCAACGCCCTGGCCGCCCCGGACACCCTCGCCGTCACCGCCGGTTCGTACCTCGCGCTGTGTGTGGTCGCCGCGTTCGGCCTCGCCGTCCCGCTGTGGGCCTCCGGCGCCGTCGCGTTCGCCGGTGGCCTGCTCGCCGCCGGTCTCGTGCTCGGTCTTGTCGGCGCCGCCTCCGGCATCGGCACGACCCGGCTGATCCTGGCCGGTTCGGCGGTCGCGATGGCCTTCGACGCGATGAGCGCCATGCTCCTGATCCTCTTCAAGGAGAGCACCACCGGCTTGTACGCGTGGGGGAGCGGTTCGCTGGCACAGCTGAACCTGGACGCCGCCACCCGCGCCGCCCCGGTCATCGTCGTGGTGCTCGGTCTCGCCCTGCTGCTGTCCCGCCGGCTCGACGTGCTCGGCCTCGGCGACGACACCGCCTCCTCACTGGGCGTGCCGATCCGCTCGACCCGGCTGATCGCGATCCTCTGTGCCGTCCTGCTGACCAGCATCTCGGTGACGCTGGCCGGCCCGATCGCCTTCGTCGGCCTGGCCGCACCCGTCGCGGTGCGCCTGGCCGCGAACCGGATCGGTGTGCTGAGCCGGCACAGTCTCCTGATCCCGGCGTGCGGGCTGGCCGGGGCACTGCTGGTGCTCCTCGCCGACGCGGTGCTCCGGGCGGTCCTCGGTGCACAGGCCGCCGCCTCGATCCCGACCGGCATCCCGACCGCACTGCTCGGTGCCGTGGTGATCGTGATCCTCGCACTCCGGCTCCGCGACGTCGGAGCGATCCGGGAAGCACCCCGCGCCCACGTCGCCCTCCGGTCGCGCCGCCGGTTCCTGCTCGTCGGGGCCGTCTCCGCGGTACTGCTGGGTGTGGTGGTGGTCGCCGGTCTGCTCTCCGGCAGCCTGTGGTTGCGCACCGGCGACATCGTGCTCTGGCTGCAGGGCACCGCACCGGACCTGATCGCCCGGGCCCTCGACGATCGCGCCCCACGGGTGGCGGCCGCAGTAGTCGCCGGAGCCGCGCTCGCCCTGGCCGGAACCGTCGTGCAGGGCACCGTCCGCAACCCGCTCGCCGAGCCCGGCGTCCTGGGCATCACCGCCGGTGCCGGTCTCGGCGCGGTGATCGTGGTGACCTCCGGCGTCTCCGGCGGGCGCCCGATCCTGATCGTCACGGCCGTCGCGATGGGGCTCGGCACGTTCGCCCTGATCGCCCTGCTGGCCTGGCGTGGCGGCCTGCTCCCGGACCGGTTCCTGCTGATCGGCATCGGCTGTGGGTACGCGCTCAGCAACATCAGCACCTTCCTGCTGCTGCGCGCCGATCCGTGGGACACCCCGCGCATCCTCACCTGGCTGTCCGGAACGACGTACGGCCGGACCTTCGCCGACGTACTCCCGGTCGTGGTGATCCTGCTTCTGGCGACCCCCGTGGTGCTGGGCATGCGCCGCCGACTGGACCTGCTGGCCATCGACGAGGACACCCCGAGGATCTTCGGCGTACGCCGGGAGAGCACCCGGTTCACCCTGCTGACGATCGCGGCGATCGCGGCGGCGGTGAGCGTGATCGCCGTCGGTGTGGTCGGTTTTGTCGGCCTGGTCGCCCCGCACATCGCCCGTGGCCTGGTCGGCGTCCGCCACGGCCGGATCATCCCGGTCGCGATGCTGCTCGGCGCCCTACTGGTCGCCACTGCCGACACGCTGGGCCGCACGGTCATCGCCCCGTCCCAGATCCCGGCCGGCCTGATGATGGCCCTGATCGGAGCCCCCTACTTCGTCTGGCTGCTGCGCCGATCCCGAGCCTGA
- a CDS encoding ABC transporter ATP-binding protein, whose translation MMSFLRGERLLLRYGRTAVVHGVSVELAPGRVTALIGPNGSGKSTLLRALARLHRADEGEIRLADRAVSLLGARQFAREVTLFSQSRQAPHGLTVREVVAFGRHPHRRRFSGPSPADRTAVDTAMTVTGVQEMADRAVGELSGGEMQRVWLAACLAQETGVVLLDEPTNHLDLRYQIETLDLVRDLADDRGAAVGIVLHDLDHAARVADTLLLMSDGRVHAAGEPHQVLTAEHISEVYGLPVEVETDPRTGRIRIDPIGRHPARTRKHPVEENA comes from the coding sequence ATGATGTCCTTCTTACGCGGCGAGCGGCTGCTGCTCCGCTACGGGAGGACGGCCGTCGTCCACGGCGTCTCGGTGGAGCTGGCCCCCGGCCGGGTGACCGCCCTGATCGGCCCGAACGGCAGCGGGAAGTCCACTCTGCTGCGCGCCCTCGCCCGGTTGCACCGCGCCGACGAAGGCGAGATCCGACTGGCCGACCGCGCGGTGTCGCTGCTCGGCGCCCGGCAGTTCGCCCGCGAGGTCACCCTCTTCTCCCAGTCTCGTCAGGCCCCGCACGGGCTGACCGTGCGGGAGGTCGTCGCGTTCGGGCGTCATCCGCACCGGCGCCGCTTCAGCGGGCCGTCCCCGGCGGACCGGACCGCCGTCGACACCGCGATGACCGTCACCGGCGTCCAGGAGATGGCGGATCGGGCGGTCGGCGAACTGTCCGGCGGCGAGATGCAGCGGGTCTGGCTCGCCGCCTGCCTGGCCCAGGAGACCGGCGTCGTGCTCCTCGACGAACCGACCAACCACCTGGACCTGCGCTACCAGATCGAGACACTCGACCTGGTCCGTGACCTCGCCGACGACCGCGGTGCCGCCGTCGGCATCGTGCTGCACGACCTGGACCACGCCGCCCGCGTCGCCGACACCCTGCTGCTCATGAGTGACGGGCGCGTCCACGCCGCCGGCGAACCCCACCAGGTGCTCACCGCCGAGCACATCAGCGAGGTCTACGGCCTGCCCGTAGAGGTCGAGACCGACCCCCGCACCGGCCGCATCCGCATCGACCCGATCGGGCGCCACCCGGCCCGCACCAGGAAACACCCAGTAGAGGAAAACGCATGA